A single Pseudodesulfovibrio aespoeensis Aspo-2 DNA region contains:
- a CDS encoding gamma-glutamylcyclotransferase family protein: MAQSRGRKPGARYGVFVYGTLKKGFSNHRFLRDAVFVGDGWTVKSYALYLDEYPGVYQGTPVSRVRGEVYEVDRGLLARLDALEGHPVLYRREEIDVLLDDGRTVRAWIYFYPHDGGQLLAGGEFGHGAA; the protein is encoded by the coding sequence GTGGCGCAGAGCAGGGGACGGAAGCCGGGGGCCAGATACGGCGTCTTTGTCTACGGGACGCTGAAAAAGGGATTCTCGAACCACCGCTTTCTCAGGGACGCTGTTTTTGTCGGCGATGGGTGGACCGTGAAGAGTTACGCCCTGTACCTGGACGAATACCCCGGCGTATATCAGGGAACCCCTGTCAGTCGCGTCCGCGGCGAGGTCTACGAGGTGGACAGGGGACTGCTGGCTCGCCTGGACGCACTGGAGGGCCACCCCGTGCTCTACCGCCGCGAGGAGATAGACGTGCTCCTGGACGACGGGCGCACGGTGCGGGCCTGGATATACTTCTATCCTCACGATGGCGGGCAGCTCCTCGCCGGGGGCGAGTTCGGCCACGGGGCAGCGTAG
- the hmcA gene encoding sulfate respiration complex hexadecaheme cytochrome HmcA, which translates to MEKGRRLLFWAGILFVFAAASVVFLEARGLEAQANAPASVRVDGVIIDTLAGYGKLELPVVTFYHDQHTDALAKQGKDCASCHKKDADGKLSTKFMRLADESAADIKEIYHSECLGCHQEMADTGQKTGPLDGQCRSCHVDKSEDTAWQPIAMDLNLHARHVQATGGDEKCATCHHQYDETLKKTVEAKGKEENCRNCHLAEPTKDETGLLVSSYSQSAHSACVSCHQDFAAQKKDTGPVTCAGCHSVEEQARIKVVKDLPRLKRGQPNATLLVTMAGDKPKASMGPVAFNHEKHETAVNDCRSCHEGKGTMDGKFFELAGDMHLRTNMQGCIGCHDAKQEEKLVCAGCHGQMPVNKAPSQDSCAKCHDSSLKDLYIDGAVPAKEVAAARAAEAVALRDLRVATIAVEDIPETVTIGSLSVTYEPSKLPHRKIVERLIKDMQGDTLAGYFHGQDTLMCQGCHHNSPASKTPPKCASCHGAPFDPATPDRPGLKAAYHGQCMSCHTAMKLEKPSNTGCGDADGCHKTK; encoded by the coding sequence ATGGAGAAAGGAAGAAGACTGCTATTTTGGGCTGGAATCCTTTTCGTGTTCGCAGCGGCATCGGTTGTCTTTCTTGAGGCTCGTGGTCTCGAAGCGCAGGCCAATGCCCCCGCTTCGGTCCGGGTCGACGGGGTGATCATCGACACGCTGGCGGGCTACGGGAAGCTGGAACTGCCCGTGGTGACCTTCTATCACGACCAGCACACCGATGCCCTGGCCAAGCAGGGCAAGGACTGTGCCAGCTGTCACAAGAAGGACGCCGATGGAAAACTGTCCACCAAATTCATGCGGCTTGCCGACGAGAGCGCTGCCGACATCAAGGAAATTTATCACAGCGAGTGTCTTGGCTGCCACCAGGAGATGGCCGACACCGGTCAGAAGACCGGCCCCCTGGACGGTCAGTGCCGCTCCTGTCACGTGGACAAGAGCGAGGATACCGCCTGGCAGCCCATCGCCATGGACCTGAACCTGCACGCCCGCCATGTGCAGGCCACCGGCGGCGACGAGAAGTGCGCCACCTGCCATCACCAGTATGACGAGACCCTGAAGAAGACCGTCGAGGCCAAGGGCAAGGAAGAAAACTGCCGCAACTGCCACCTCGCCGAGCCGACCAAGGACGAGACCGGGCTGCTGGTTTCCTCCTATTCCCAGTCCGCGCACTCCGCCTGCGTCTCCTGCCATCAGGACTTTGCCGCACAGAAGAAGGACACCGGTCCGGTCACCTGCGCCGGATGTCACTCCGTGGAGGAGCAGGCCAGGATCAAGGTGGTCAAGGATCTGCCCCGCCTCAAGCGCGGCCAGCCCAACGCCACCCTGCTCGTGACCATGGCCGGGGACAAGCCCAAGGCCAGCATGGGCCCCGTGGCCTTCAATCATGAGAAGCACGAGACCGCCGTCAATGACTGCCGCTCCTGCCATGAGGGCAAGGGGACCATGGACGGCAAGTTCTTCGAGCTGGCTGGCGACATGCACCTGCGCACCAACATGCAGGGCTGCATCGGCTGCCACGACGCCAAGCAGGAGGAGAAGCTCGTCTGCGCAGGCTGCCATGGCCAGATGCCAGTGAACAAGGCGCCGAGCCAGGACTCTTGCGCCAAGTGCCACGACTCCTCGCTGAAGGACCTCTACATCGACGGCGCGGTTCCGGCCAAGGAAGTGGCCGCTGCCAGGGCCGCCGAGGCCGTGGCCCTGCGCGATCTGCGCGTCGCCACCATCGCTGTCGAGGACATCCCGGAGACCGTGACCATCGGATCGCTGTCCGTCACCTACGAGCCGAGCAAGCTGCCGCACCGCAAGATCGTCGAGCGGTTGATCAAGGACATGCAGGGCGACACTCTGGCGGGCTACTTCCATGGACAGGACACGCTCATGTGTCAGGGCTGCCATCACAACAGCCCGGCCTCCAAGACCCCGCCCAAGTGCGCGAGCTGCCATGGCGCGCCCTTTGATCCGGCCACGCCGGACAGGCCGGGCCTCAAGGCTGCCTATCACGGGCAGTGCATGAGCTGCCACACCGCCATGAAGCTCGAGAAGCCCTCCAATACGGGCTGCGGTGATGCAGACGGCTGTCACAAGACGAAGTAA
- a CDS encoding tautomerase family protein produces the protein MPFVNIRITREGATREQKQRLIKGVTDLLVEVLGKNPATTFVIIDEVETDNWGIGGESVTELRKQ, from the coding sequence ATGCCTTTCGTCAACATACGCATCACCAGGGAAGGCGCGACCAGAGAGCAGAAACAGCGCCTCATCAAAGGCGTGACCGATTTGCTCGTCGAGGTGCTGGGCAAGAACCCGGCCACCACCTTCGTCATCATCGACGAGGTGGAGACCGACAACTGGGGGATCGGCGGCGAGTCCGTCACCGAATTGAGGAAGCAATGA
- the hmcC gene encoding sulfate respiration complex protein HmcC yields MTTEAVSKNTLFTPFNVIAGLILVMGAFLTVWRFGWGLGAVTNLDHNNPWGIWIGFDLLCGVALAAGGYVTSSAVYLFGMKKHHAAVRPAILTAFLGYLFVVIALNYDLGRPWRLPYPFVVQSGTTSMLFEVGLCVALYLTVLFLEFSPAALEWLGYKKLRNTIHGCTIALTIFGVVLSTLHQSSLGALYLVAPSKLHPLWYSTYLPTFFFISSVAAGMSMVMLEGWLSHKPLHSKMSKEYLGQHDDLYYSFAKGASWVLLGYCFIKVIGIAVDNEWHLLATGWGQWFLFELLGFALLPSLLYAIGVREKNLKLIRWTALLTVLGIVLNRLNVSLIAFNYHLPSEMRYVPSWQEVGVTLFVCTMLVVTFKFIATRMPIFHDHPAYKDEH; encoded by the coding sequence ATGACTACTGAAGCCGTCTCCAAGAATACTCTGTTCACTCCGTTCAACGTCATCGCCGGGCTGATCCTGGTCATGGGCGCGTTCCTCACGGTCTGGCGCTTTGGCTGGGGCCTTGGCGCGGTGACCAACCTCGACCACAACAACCCCTGGGGCATCTGGATCGGGTTCGACCTGCTCTGCGGCGTGGCCCTGGCCGCCGGTGGCTACGTCACCTCGTCCGCGGTCTACCTCTTTGGCATGAAGAAACACCACGCCGCCGTGCGCCCGGCCATCCTGACCGCGTTCCTCGGCTACCTCTTCGTGGTCATCGCGCTCAACTACGATCTGGGCCGCCCCTGGCGTCTGCCCTATCCCTTCGTGGTCCAGTCGGGAACCACCTCCATGCTCTTTGAGGTGGGTCTGTGCGTGGCCCTGTACCTGACGGTCCTGTTCCTGGAGTTCTCGCCCGCCGCCCTGGAGTGGCTGGGCTACAAGAAGCTCCGCAACACGATCCATGGCTGCACCATCGCCCTGACCATCTTCGGCGTGGTCCTGTCCACCCTGCACCAGTCTTCTCTGGGCGCTCTCTACCTCGTGGCCCCGAGCAAGCTGCATCCCCTGTGGTACTCCACCTATCTGCCGACATTCTTCTTCATCTCGTCGGTAGCCGCGGGCATGTCCATGGTCATGCTCGAAGGGTGGCTCTCCCACAAGCCGTTGCACAGCAAGATGAGCAAGGAATACCTCGGCCAGCATGACGACCTGTACTACTCGTTCGCCAAGGGCGCGTCGTGGGTTCTGCTCGGCTACTGCTTCATCAAGGTCATCGGCATCGCCGTGGACAACGAGTGGCATTTGCTGGCCACCGGCTGGGGCCAGTGGTTCCTCTTCGAGCTGCTCGGCTTTGCCCTGCTGCCATCGCTGCTCTACGCCATCGGCGTGCGCGAGAAAAACCTGAAGCTCATCCGCTGGACCGCGCTGCTGACCGTTCTGGGCATTGTCCTGAACCGGCTCAACGTCTCGCTCATCGCCTTCAACTACCACCTGCCTTCCGAGATGCGCTACGTGCCCAGCTGGCAGGAGGTCGGTGTCACGCTGTTCGTGTGCACCATGCTCGTCGTAACCTTCAAGTTCATCGCTACCCGGATGCCGATCTTCCACGATCATCCCGCGTACAAGGATGAGCACTAA
- a CDS encoding acetate--CoA ligase family protein yields MTVKQTLHAFFYPETVAVIGASASPGKIGHTVMTNMIGAGFRGKLFPVNPKGGTIEGMAVVRDIADLPRGLDLAVLAVPRDHVEPSIQALAGIGVKSVIVITAGFKEVGKDGYRLEQELKALCEAHSIAMLGPNCLGMMNPAHGVNASFAAGQPKAGSIAFFSQSGALCVAILDWALGENIGFSKFISLGNKAVIDEADMLGYLGGDAQTKVILGYIENVEHGEAFLRQARAVCRNKPVIMIKAGTTAAGAKAASSHTGAIAGSDQTYTAAFRQSGVIRVADVASLFNLAQAFSTQPLPRGPNLAVVTNSGGPGILTADIADRSRLTVAELSQRTIERLQEFLPSYAAFYNPVDIVGDADAKRYRRTLDVVADDPVVHSILVLLTPTASVEIEKTAEAVIHTARKCGKPVFACFMGKTRVARARAMLMEAGIPCYAFPEPAVRSIESMYEYYLWKNRPEPVYAEFPCDRELALKVVREHEARREPEIVEFQAQEVLRAYGLPTPKTVLARSSEEAVAAAVEIGYPVVLKIASPNISHKSDVGGVKVNLRDAGEVLTNFREITARAMRMRPDAYIAGCLVQEMAPPGVKEVIIGFKRDEQFGPMLMFGLGGIYVEIMKDISFKLAPLSRQNAFEIVREIKSYMLLKGLRGEKPVNFAALEEIILIMSQMALDLPQVWEAEFNPVLINHERAMVADVRMTLHLKEDRE; encoded by the coding sequence TTGACCGTCAAGCAAACCCTGCACGCCTTTTTCTACCCCGAGACCGTGGCCGTCATCGGCGCGTCCGCCTCGCCCGGCAAGATCGGGCATACCGTGATGACCAACATGATCGGGGCCGGATTCCGGGGCAAGCTCTTTCCGGTCAATCCCAAGGGCGGGACCATCGAGGGCATGGCCGTCGTGCGCGACATTGCGGACCTGCCGCGCGGGCTTGATCTGGCCGTGCTGGCGGTGCCGCGCGACCATGTGGAGCCATCCATCCAGGCCCTGGCCGGGATCGGGGTCAAGTCGGTCATTGTCATCACCGCCGGATTCAAGGAAGTGGGCAAGGACGGCTACCGCCTGGAGCAGGAGCTCAAGGCCCTGTGCGAGGCGCACTCCATCGCCATGCTCGGCCCCAACTGTCTTGGCATGATGAATCCGGCCCACGGCGTCAACGCGTCTTTTGCCGCGGGCCAGCCCAAGGCCGGGTCCATCGCCTTCTTCTCCCAGTCCGGCGCGCTGTGCGTGGCCATCCTCGACTGGGCGCTGGGCGAGAATATCGGGTTTTCCAAGTTCATCAGCCTGGGCAACAAGGCGGTCATCGACGAGGCGGACATGCTCGGCTACCTCGGCGGCGACGCGCAGACCAAGGTCATCCTCGGCTACATCGAGAATGTGGAGCACGGCGAGGCGTTTTTGCGGCAGGCGCGGGCCGTGTGCCGCAACAAGCCGGTGATCATGATCAAGGCCGGGACCACGGCTGCGGGCGCCAAGGCCGCGTCATCCCACACCGGGGCCATCGCCGGGTCGGACCAGACCTACACCGCGGCCTTCCGCCAGTCCGGGGTGATCCGGGTGGCGGACGTGGCCTCGCTCTTCAATCTGGCCCAGGCCTTTTCCACCCAGCCCCTGCCCAGGGGGCCGAACCTGGCCGTGGTCACCAACTCCGGCGGGCCGGGCATCCTTACCGCCGACATCGCCGACCGCTCGCGGTTGACCGTGGCCGAATTGTCCCAGCGCACCATCGAGCGGCTCCAGGAATTTCTGCCCAGCTACGCCGCCTTTTACAACCCGGTTGACATCGTGGGTGACGCCGATGCCAAGCGGTATCGCCGGACCCTCGACGTGGTGGCCGACGATCCGGTGGTCCACTCCATCCTCGTGCTGCTCACGCCCACGGCCTCGGTGGAGATCGAGAAGACCGCCGAGGCGGTCATCCACACGGCCCGCAAGTGCGGCAAGCCCGTGTTCGCCTGCTTCATGGGCAAGACGCGCGTGGCCCGCGCCCGGGCCATGCTCATGGAGGCCGGGATTCCGTGCTACGCCTTTCCCGAGCCCGCGGTCCGCTCCATCGAGAGCATGTACGAGTATTATCTCTGGAAGAACCGGCCCGAGCCGGTCTACGCCGAGTTTCCCTGCGACCGCGAGCTGGCCCTCAAGGTGGTGCGCGAGCACGAGGCGCGCCGGGAGCCGGAGATCGTGGAGTTTCAGGCCCAGGAGGTGCTGCGCGCCTACGGGCTGCCCACGCCGAAGACCGTGCTGGCCCGGTCCAGCGAAGAGGCCGTGGCCGCCGCCGTGGAGATAGGCTACCCGGTGGTGCTCAAGATCGCCTCGCCGAACATCTCGCACAAGTCCGACGTGGGCGGGGTCAAGGTCAACCTGCGCGACGCGGGCGAGGTGCTGACGAACTTCAGGGAGATCACGGCCAGAGCCATGCGCATGCGCCCGGACGCCTATATCGCGGGCTGTCTGGTGCAGGAGATGGCCCCGCCCGGCGTCAAGGAGGTGATCATCGGCTTCAAGCGCGACGAGCAGTTCGGGCCGATGCTCATGTTTGGCCTGGGCGGCATCTATGTGGAGATCATGAAGGACATCTCCTTCAAGCTGGCGCCCCTGTCGCGCCAGAACGCCTTTGAGATCGTGCGCGAGATCAAGTCCTACATGCTGCTCAAGGGATTGCGCGGCGAAAAGCCCGTCAACTTCGCGGCCCTGGAGGAGATCATCCTGATCATGTCGCAGATGGCGCTCGACCTGCCCCAGGTGTGGGAGGCCGAGTTCAACCCGGTCCTGATCAACCACGAGCGGGCCATGGTGGCCGACGTGCGCATGACCCTGCACCTCAAGGAAGACCGGGAGTAG
- a CDS encoding universal stress protein yields the protein MFKKILLAATPQIGIQTAPRTAFDLARKHGSELVLYHALPIGHDEWCSFDDIIPTEKLMASAKDKIAAFYADDLKDIPNHSIRVVTGPTHEKLLKIIHTEGVDLVVMGHHRSAAVRPDRMWGAVDTTIRKVCSNVFCPVMVVTHESPKTVDIKRIVMATDFSTPSDSALCYAIQVARAYGAHLDVFHVMDIGQNCPNPEYYMQDMNVFIDRIKERMEKRYGKALTGLSHSFECWEGLPYAEILKRARWSEADLVIMAQYSSSEEPAKSFIGSTVIQVALSPGCPALIVNYRARVCM from the coding sequence ATGTTCAAGAAAATACTGCTTGCCGCCACCCCGCAGATAGGCATTCAGACGGCACCCCGGACCGCCTTCGATCTTGCTCGCAAACACGGCTCGGAGCTGGTCCTCTACCACGCCCTGCCCATCGGACACGACGAGTGGTGCAGCTTCGACGACATCATTCCGACTGAGAAGCTCATGGCGTCGGCCAAGGACAAGATCGCGGCCTTCTACGCCGACGATCTCAAGGACATCCCCAACCACTCCATCCGGGTGGTCACCGGCCCGACCCACGAAAAGCTGCTCAAGATCATCCACACCGAGGGCGTGGACCTCGTGGTCATGGGCCACCACCGCTCCGCCGCGGTCCGGCCCGACCGCATGTGGGGGGCGGTGGACACCACCATCCGCAAGGTCTGCTCCAACGTCTTCTGCCCGGTCATGGTCGTGACCCACGAGTCGCCCAAGACCGTGGACATCAAGCGCATCGTCATGGCCACCGACTTCTCCACCCCGTCGGACTCGGCCCTGTGCTACGCCATCCAGGTGGCCAGGGCCTACGGCGCACATCTGGACGTGTTCCACGTCATGGACATCGGCCAGAACTGCCCCAATCCCGAATACTACATGCAGGACATGAACGTATTCATCGACCGGATCAAGGAGCGCATGGAGAAGCGGTATGGCAAGGCGCTCACCGGCCTCAGCCACTCGTTCGAATGCTGGGAGGGGCTGCCCTACGCCGAGATCCTCAAGCGCGCCCGCTGGAGCGAGGCCGACCTCGTGATCATGGCCCAGTATTCGTCGAGCGAGGAGCCGGCCAAATCGTTCATCGGCTCCACGGTCATCCAGGTGGCCCTGTCGCCCGGCTGTCCGGCCCTGATCGTCAACTACCGCGCCAGGGTGTGCATGTAG
- the hmcE gene encoding sulfate respiration complex protein HmcE, giving the protein MYEMLTGPALWLAFAIAVIGLVVRTVFYIQGLHWRLDRVAYTAHPAAGAKGAIRSILAFLIPFANHSWRAKPGFTIMFFTFHIGLLAVPLFLEGHAVIIMERFGIAWPAMSMAAADFLTVAMLVAALGIAMRRMLLPEVRIVTDAKDWIVLVVSVAPFVTGFMVVHGVGDYDFWLLTHIVSGLAWIALLPFTKLFHVVGFFWSRAQLGMDFGIKRGGMKYKSFDW; this is encoded by the coding sequence ATGTACGAGATGTTAACCGGACCCGCCCTGTGGCTGGCATTCGCCATCGCCGTCATCGGGCTTGTCGTCCGCACGGTATTCTATATCCAGGGCCTGCACTGGAGGCTGGACCGCGTGGCCTATACCGCGCACCCGGCCGCCGGGGCCAAGGGAGCCATCCGCTCCATTCTGGCCTTCCTGATCCCCTTTGCCAACCACAGCTGGCGGGCCAAGCCGGGTTTCACCATCATGTTCTTCACCTTTCACATCGGTCTTCTGGCCGTGCCCCTCTTCCTTGAAGGCCACGCCGTCATCATCATGGAGCGGTTCGGCATTGCCTGGCCCGCCATGTCCATGGCCGCCGCCGACTTCCTGACCGTGGCCATGCTGGTCGCCGCCCTGGGTATTGCCATGCGCCGCATGCTGCTGCCCGAGGTGCGCATCGTGACCGACGCCAAGGACTGGATCGTGCTCGTCGTGTCCGTCGCGCCCTTTGTGACCGGTTTCATGGTCGTGCACGGGGTCGGCGACTACGACTTCTGGCTGCTGACCCACATCGTCAGCGGTCTGGCCTGGATCGCGCTTCTGCCGTTCACCAAGCTGTTCCACGTTGTCGGCTTCTTCTGGTCCCGCGCCCAGCTGGGCATGGACTTCGGCATCAAGCGCGGCGGCATGAAGTACAAGAGCTTCGACTGGTAA
- a CDS encoding DUF721 domain-containing protein — translation MAYLRHHSRKGRHNKVVQLNRALPNFLGRLDTTGSMALIRLWREWDRLMGEMARMVRPLGHRGGKLILAAEDPMIAQEAQYLAPMILGKINGFLGEEVFDKVAFELLNGRVPLDGDFPRQENPPQRPLKKPDKLGTLNKKLDPDSPVGRCYRAYQRMFADE, via the coding sequence ATGGCCTATCTCCGCCACCACAGCCGCAAGGGCCGCCACAACAAGGTTGTCCAGCTCAATCGAGCCCTGCCCAACTTCCTGGGCAGGCTCGACACCACTGGCTCCATGGCCCTGATCCGGCTGTGGCGCGAGTGGGACCGGCTCATGGGCGAGATGGCCCGCATGGTCCGCCCGCTGGGCCACCGGGGCGGCAAGCTCATTCTTGCGGCAGAAGACCCGATGATCGCGCAGGAGGCCCAGTATCTCGCGCCCATGATCCTCGGCAAGATAAACGGGTTTTTGGGGGAAGAAGTCTTTGACAAAGTGGCATTTGAACTGCTAAACGGCAGAGTTCCTTTGGACGGGGATTTCCCACGGCAAGAAAACCCCCCTCAAAGACCGCTAAAAAAGCCTGATAAGTTAGGGACTTTGAATAAAAAGCTGGACCCGGATTCCCCAGTGGGCAGATGCTACCGGGCATATCAGCGCATGTTTGCCGACGAGTAA
- the hmcB gene encoding sulfate respiration complex iron-sulfur protein HmcB: MKRRNFLGLMGAAGVTATLATKAQAAGNVHFEGYPGSKGVLFDATRCIGCRKCEVGCNEVNNLPAPEKPFDDLTVLDATRRTQNEAYTVVNKFEPAGGPPVFSKIQCMHCLEPSCASACFVAAFSKDPSGAVTYDESVCVGCRYCMVACPFEIPTYTYNDPITPKVVKCDMCDANIKAGRITVPGCVAKCPKEALVFGERGELIKIARNRIEAAPDKYVDHIYGEREMGGTSWLYLSGVPFSQIGLREDLGVQSGPELTSGALSVVAMVPALWPLLLAGVYGVTRRTDKINTKEKAEAVAKAIATTQEKAKADLKTAMDRAQADKEATVKREVAKALEEAAKAAPPDEKEEEGA, translated from the coding sequence ATGAAACGAAGAAACTTCCTCGGCCTGATGGGAGCGGCGGGAGTCACCGCAACGCTCGCCACCAAGGCTCAAGCCGCTGGAAACGTACACTTTGAAGGATATCCGGGAAGCAAGGGCGTCCTCTTTGACGCCACCCGCTGCATCGGTTGCCGCAAGTGCGAGGTGGGCTGCAACGAAGTCAACAACCTGCCCGCGCCCGAAAAGCCCTTTGACGACCTGACCGTGCTCGACGCCACCCGGCGCACGCAGAACGAAGCGTACACCGTGGTCAACAAGTTCGAGCCCGCAGGCGGCCCGCCCGTGTTCAGCAAGATCCAGTGCATGCACTGCCTGGAGCCTTCCTGCGCCTCGGCCTGCTTTGTGGCTGCCTTTTCCAAGGATCCCTCCGGCGCCGTGACCTACGACGAATCCGTCTGCGTCGGCTGCCGCTACTGCATGGTGGCCTGTCCGTTCGAGATTCCCACCTATACCTACAACGATCCGATCACCCCCAAGGTGGTCAAGTGCGACATGTGCGACGCCAACATCAAGGCGGGCAGGATCACGGTGCCCGGCTGTGTCGCCAAGTGTCCCAAGGAGGCCCTGGTCTTTGGCGAGCGCGGCGAGCTGATCAAGATCGCCCGCAACCGCATCGAGGCCGCGCCCGACAAGTATGTGGACCACATCTACGGCGAGCGCGAGATGGGCGGCACCAGCTGGCTCTACCTCTCCGGCGTTCCGTTCTCTCAGATCGGTCTGCGCGAGGACCTGGGCGTGCAGTCCGGGCCGGAGCTGACCAGCGGCGCGCTGTCCGTGGTGGCCATGGTCCCGGCCCTGTGGCCCCTGCTCCTGGCGGGCGTCTACGGCGTGACCAGGCGCACCGACAAGATCAACACCAAGGAAAAAGCCGAGGCCGTGGCCAAGGCCATCGCCACGACGCAGGAAAAGGCCAAGGCCGATCTCAAGACGGCCATGGACCGCGCCCAGGCGGACAAGGAAGCCACGGTCAAGCGTGAGGTGGCCAAGGCGCTTGAAGAAGCTGCCAAGGCCGCCCCGCCGGACGAAAAGGAAGAGGAGGGCGCGTAA
- a CDS encoding MBL fold metallo-hydrolase, which translates to MRISITYIHHNCFVLETPGRTYLFDYPGDAHLPDGAADLVRLAVAGRDLAVFISHGHDDHMNDHLDQVTAAAASVRHVISDDVAELRPGAMPACGETLVVEPDARYSFGSMDVQTLMSNDLGVAYLVEDAGLRFYYGGDLAEWVWPATPLREAEFTRAFFNQAMERVRDFRPHVAFSNTDPRLANLAGGPTACRMAGARVFVPMHTFGDTASLAGFEAVARGAGAQVFLYARCGDRETFTL; encoded by the coding sequence GTGCGCATCTCCATTACCTATATCCATCACAATTGTTTTGTGCTCGAGACGCCGGGCCGGACGTACCTCTTCGATTATCCGGGCGATGCCCACCTGCCTGACGGGGCCGCCGATCTGGTGCGCCTAGCCGTGGCCGGGCGCGATCTGGCCGTGTTCATCTCCCACGGGCATGACGACCATATGAACGACCACCTCGACCAAGTCACTGCTGCGGCGGCTTCGGTGCGCCATGTCATCTCCGACGACGTGGCCGAGCTACGGCCCGGCGCCATGCCCGCGTGCGGCGAGACGCTGGTGGTCGAGCCGGACGCGCGCTACAGCTTTGGCTCCATGGACGTGCAGACCCTGATGAGCAACGACCTGGGCGTGGCCTATCTGGTGGAGGATGCGGGCTTGCGCTTTTACTACGGCGGGGATCTGGCCGAGTGGGTCTGGCCCGCGACCCCGCTACGCGAGGCGGAGTTCACCCGCGCCTTTTTCAACCAGGCCATGGAGCGGGTGCGCGATTTCAGGCCGCATGTGGCCTTTTCCAACACCGACCCGCGTCTGGCCAACCTGGCGGGCGGCCCAACGGCCTGCCGCATGGCCGGGGCGCGGGTCTTCGTGCCCATGCACACCTTTGGCGACACCGCCTCCCTGGCTGGATTCGAGGCCGTGGCCCGCGGAGCCGGAGCGCAGGTGTTTCTCTATGCGCGCTGCGGGGACCGGGAGACGTTCACCCTTTGA
- the hmcD gene encoding sulfate respiration complex protein HmcD: MEHAFYTLQDFMLYTKGWAYILMGASLVVFVAYWKFLFSRDKD; encoded by the coding sequence ATGGAACATGCATTCTACACCCTTCAGGATTTCATGCTCTACACCAAGGGTTGGGCATACATCCTCATGGGCGCGTCCCTTGTGGTTTTCGTGGCCTACTGGAAGTTCCTCTTCAGCAGGGACAAGGATTAA